GACATGTCGGGCGCAGACGTGGGCAACTATGTCTCGTTCTACAACGTCGGAGCCTACTCGGTCGTGTTCAACATGCCGTTCCACTGCCAGACCAAGCCTCCGGTAGTGATGAAGGACAGCGACGGCAAGTACAGGCTGGTCAGGAAGGGCACGACGTACGAGCAGCTCTTTGTCGAGGAAGGCGGCGACATAGCCTAGCTCCTCGGCGGCAGAGAGCACAACCATCATATTTTAGATACTTTTTGTTTCTTTCATATTGAAAAAAACGCGGGCTCATGTTTTTGTGACCGGCAAGGTCCAGGGCGTCTATTTCCGGCAGAACACGCAGATGACCGCAAGGGAGCACGGCGCCACAGGCTGGGTGCGCAACCTGCCTGACGGCCGGGTGGAGGCTGTCATAGAAGGCGACGACGCGACCGTGAGAAAGGTAGTCGACTGGTGCCGCCACGGGCCGCCAGCGGCAAGGGTCGACAGCATCGACGTAAAACACGAAACCTACACCGGCGAGTTTGCCGGCTTTGAGATAATCTGATGACAGGCTAGCGGATCTTTTCGTACGCCTCTGCTATCGCCTTTTTCGCACGCTCGGCATCTTCCTGCGTCTTGACGATGATCCGTGCAGGCGGCGTCTGGCGGCCTCCTGCCCTGATCTCGATTACGAGATGATCGATAGCCGGCTCGACATCAAGAAAAGTGCGAAACGTCAGCGTCTTTGCGTACACCACCCTGTGCGGCCTCGCCTCTTCTATCATGCTTGGACCAAGCGACAGGGCAAACTTGCGCAGGTCGGCCATGATGCTTTTTGCCGGCTCTTGCAGGCCCGCAAGGTGCGCCTCAAACGGGCGCCCGCCGCTGGAAGACGAGGAAGAAGGCAGGAATCCAAAATTATTATCCTTCATATCCTTGTCCTGACCCCGCTCCTCTTCAGGTATTTCTTGACCTTGTCGACCGTGGTCTTTTCATAGTGGAATATGGACGCCGCAAGAGCCGCGTCGACGTCGGCCTTTTCAAACACGTCGCGCATGTGGCGCGGGCTCCCGCAGCCGCCGGACGCAATGACCGGTATTGTGGATGCCTTGCATATCGCTTTTGTCAGCTCGACGTCATAGCCGTTTTCCGTGCCGTCGGCGTCGATGCTCGTCAAGAGGATCTCGCCGGCGCCTTTCTTCTCGACCTCGCGCGCCCACGCTATTGCGTCAAGGCCCGTCCCCTCCTTGCCGCCGTATATCATCACCTCAAACCAGTACCGGCCTTTCTTCTTGTCTCGAAATGTATGCTTCCCTTTGCACTCAACGCCTTCGCAGTACCGGCGCTTGGCGTCTATCGCAACTACCACGCACTGCTTGCCGAAAATCTCCATCAATTGCGTTATCAGCCCCGGGCTCTTTACCGCCGCGGTGTTTATCGACACCTTGTCGGCCCCCGAAAGCAGGATCCCGCGTGCGTCCTCCAGCTTCTTGATGCCTCCTCCGACCGTGAACGGGATGTCGATGACGCTTGCCACCTTGCGCACCACGTTTTTCATAGTGTCTCTCCCCTGCTGCGACGCCGTGATGTCGAGAAACACAAGCTCGTCTGCTCCCTGCTCGCTGTACTTTTTCGCCAGCTCGACAGGGTCGCCGGCGTCCTTGACGTCTGCAAAATGCACGCCCTTGACCACGCGGCCGTTGTCCACGTCAAGGCACGGTATTATGCGCTTTGCAAGGGTCATGCTATCGCCTTCACCCTCTCTATGGAAACCCTGCCGTCGTACATCGCCTTGCCAAGTATCACTGCGGCGCACCCGACGCTCTTTACCCTTATCGTGTCCTCGAGGCTGGAGATGCCTCCGCTTGCGATTATCCTTGCCTTATCGCTGAATGCTACCGCGTTTGCAAGCGTCTCGATGTCCGGGCCCTGCAATGTCCCGTCGCGCTCGATGCTTGTGAGCAAAAAGTCCTCGACGCCCATTGAGACAAACTGCGATATCGCGTCATTGACTTTGACGCCGGCAGACTCGCTCCAGCCCTTTACCATGATCATTCCGCCGGCCTGGTCTATCGAAACCACGACCCTGCCGGGGTGCTTCTTGGCAAGCTTTCTCACCGCTTCGGGGTCGCTGTAGGCCATCGTGCCGATGACGACTCGCGCAGCCTTTTCAAGCGCCTCTTTTGCGGCTTCGGGCGTCCTGATGCCCCCTGCGACCTGTACCGGCGTTTTCACGGCCGACACGACCTTGGCTATCGCCCCTGCGTTATTCCCGGTGCCAAAAGCCGCGTCAAGGTCTACCACATGGAGCATGTCGGCGCCGGCGGCCTCCCATTTTTTGGCCATCTCTGCCGGGTCGCTTCCGTAGACGACCTTGTTCTGGGCGTCGCCCTTGACGAGCCTCACCACCATTCCGCCCATGATGTCTATAGCCGGGATCACCTTCATTTCTTGTCAGCCTTGGCTTCTTTGCACATCGAAAGAAAGTTCTTGATCATCCTGGCGCCCACGTCGCCAGATTTCTCGGGGTGGAACTGGACGCCCACCAGGTTGCCCTTTTCCACCACCGCCGGGACCGTGGTGCCATAGTCAGACGACGCCGTGACCAGCTTTTTGTCCTTTGGCACCGTCTTGTACGAGTGGACGAAATACACCCACGAGTCGTTCTCGATGCCCCTGAGGAACCTGCTGTTTTTTGCTGTTATCTTCAAATTGTTCCAGCCCATGTGCGGCACCTTTACCTTGCCCTTTGGGAGCATCACCACCTCGCCGTCCAAGATTTTCAATCCTTCCAGCTTGCCCTCCTCGCTCCTGTTAAAGAGCATCTCCATGCCGAGGCATATCCCCATCACCGGCATGCCCTTCTCGATGGCAGAATCAAGGCGCTTTGCGTCTTTCTCGATCGATTGTATGGCAGGATCAAAGTTGCCGACGCCGGGGAGCACCAGGCCGTCGTACCTGTCCAGGTCTTTCATGTCGTAGATGATGTCCACCTTTTTGGCGCCGTTTCTCTCCAGCGCGGATTTCAGGCTGAACAGGTTTCCCGCGCCGTAATCAAATATAGCTATCTTTGTCATTATCGTCTCTCACATCGCGCCCTTGGTGCTTGGCACCCCTTTCCTCCTGCCGTCGATGCTTGCCGCCGCCCTGAGGGCAAGCGCAAACGCCTTGAGCGCGGCCTCGACCTTGTGGTGGTCGTTGTCGCCGTACTCCACCACCATGTGGGTGCACGCGTTGAGGCCCTGCAGGAGCGACCTGCAAAAGTGCTCAAGGTCCTCCCTCGGGATACCTTCAATGCTTGCGCGCTCCAGCTTGACGTCCATCCTGTGATATTGACGTTTAACGAGGTCGATTGCGACATAGGCAAGCGCCTCGTCCATAGGCACCATCGCGCTCCCAAACCTCACTATCCTTGCCCTGTCGCCCAGCGCCTTGTCTATCGCCTGCGCAAGGGCGATTGCAACGTCCTCTGCAAGGTGGTGTACGATGCCGTCGTTTGACTTGCCGGCAAGCGTGATGTCCATCATCGAGTGCTTGCCTATCGAGGTTATGAGGTGGTCGATAAAGGGCAGGCCGGTCTTGACCTTGGTGTTGCCGTCGCCGTCAATGTTGACCTCTACGGTGACTGATGTCTCTTTTGTGACGCGCTCGACCCTAGCCTTCCTCGCAGCAGCAGGAGAAGGAGCCAACTACAGGGTTTAGGCTGGCTTTACTTTATTTAATAGTAGCTTTGGCAGGAGGTCGACGCTTTTTGCCACCGCTTCTGCACCCCTCTCCTTGAAAAGCGCAAGCGTCTTGGCTGGCTCGGGAGAAAAGCCGTATATCCCGACAAACGCAATGGGCAGGCCCGTTTCCTCCTGTGCCCTGCGGGCCATCAGCATGTCCTCGGCCGAGTCGCCGCAGTACAGCGCGTTTTTTGCGCCCATCACCTTCATGGCCCTCTTTGCCGCATAGGGGTTTGGCTTGGCGTACTCTCTCTTTTCATCCTCCAGAAACACGCAGGCGTCGATGTCAAAATACTGCATCACCGGCTTGAGCGAATACTCCGCGGCAAGCCTGCTCCTTCCAGAGACGATCGCAAGGTTGCCTCCAAGCTTTTCGTACAAAATCTTCATTGTCTTTTTGCTCACGGCAAGCCTGTCGTTGTCGATGAGCGGTTTTGTATCCATGCAGTATTTCGGCGCAATGCCGTTCTGCTTTTTAAAGAGCGCCGGCCCGTAAAACAGCTCGTCAAACACCCTGCCGATGTAACTATCTTTTACAGGCGCAGGGTAAGCAAGCATTTCCTTGATTTTTGCAATGTCATATCTTGAGAGGAACCTTTCAACAGACTCTATCCCGGTCTCGTCTGTGTTTTCTGCTATTTCTAGCAGGAACTTGCGCGCGCCGGCCGCCGTGGTTTTCTGCTGTTTGTTTGCAAGAAGCATGGCAAGCGCAATCGCATAGCTGGTGTCGGTGTCGTTGTTGAACCCGCCGCTCTGCCTGAACTTTAGTATCAGCCGGTCGGTGACAAGGCCGCGCATCTTTGTCATCCCGGACTGCGCAAGCACGAAATCGACCGTCTTTTTTATCGCCTCGTTGTACGACTTGCGTATGTCGACGAGCACGCCGTCTATGTCAAACAGCGCGCAGTCAAACGACATATGCATCAGCTAGTTGCCCCTTCTTCGACGCATTTTAGGAACCTGTCGTTCATCTCCTGCGTGCCAATAGTGACGCGCATGCAGCCTGCATGCCCGGAGACGTTGCCAAGCAGCTTGACCACTATCCCTTCCTTTTCAAGCGCCCTTGCAATCGCAGAGTAACTCTTGCCTGTTTCGACAAAGAGAAAGTTTGCGTCCGACCTGAAAACCCTGATGCCCTTTATCTCTGCAAGCCTTTCAAAGACGCGCTTGCGCTCGCCCTTGACGCCCTCGATGGTCTTTTTCACGAAATCGGCCCTTTCAAGGACGCCCGTGGCTATTGTGAGCGAAAGCGTGCTGACCGGGTACGGCGACTGTATGGTAGAGCGGAACACCCCTGCCGTCTTTTCTCCTGCTATCATGTAGCCGACGCGCGCGCCGGCAAGCCCAAACGCCTTTGACAGCGTACGGAGCACTATCACGTTGTCGCGCCTTGTGGCTTCCCTTGCAAGCGAGTAGCTGGAAAAGTCGGCGTATGCCTCGTCGACGAGCACGAGGCTGCTGTCGTCAAGCCTGTCCAGGAGCTCCACCGCGTCTTTTCTTGGCACCTGGCCGCCCGTCGGGTTGTTTGGCGAGCAGAGGTAGACAAGGTCGGATCTCCTTGCGCTCCTTGCAAACCTGTCGATGTCAAGCTCGAAATTTTTGTCGAGCGGAACCCTATCGACCCTCATTCCGTGCAGCTCGCACCTGTTGACAAAATATGAAAACGTCGGGACAAAGACGGTTGCCCTGCTCCTACTGCCTTTATTCTTCTTCTTGTTGCCCGCAACAAGCGTCGTCAGCAGGAGCTCGATTATCTGGTCAGAGCCGCTGCCGGCGCCGATGTATTTTTCATTTATCCCTGTGTATCTTGCAAGCTGCTCATAGAGGCCGTCAAGCTCGTCTATCGGGTATTCGCGAAGGTCGACGCGTTTTGCGGCTTCTGTCACCACCTGCAGGACAAACTCGCCGTCCAGCGCGAAATTCTCGTTGGAGTCCAGCTTTATCGCGCCTGTTATCTTTTCGGGCCGGACGTAGCGGTCAAGTTTCGCTATCCTCTTTAGCTCTTTTTCAACCGTCATTCTTCTTTCTCCTTTCTCCTTCTTGCCCTTACCGCCTCGTAGTGGTTTGGCAGCCCTTCCGCCGTCGCCATCTCTTTTACCGCGCTATCTACTTTTGCAAGGCCTGCCCTTGTCACCTTTACCCTGTTTACCAGCTTGACATAGTCGAGCACGGAAAGCGACGCCCTTGACTTGCCAAATCCAAGGGTGGGAAGCACGTGGTTTGACCCGAGGCAATAGTCGCTTGCAGACGACGGCGCGTCGGGGCCGACGAGCACGAGCCCTGCAGACTCGATCCTGTTCGCAAACGCCTCTGCCTTCTTTTTGCTGGCGCTGATTACCTCTAGGTGTTCCGGCGCAAACTCGTTTGCAAACTCGGCGCACGCCCTTTCGTCCTTGCAGATGGCTACAAAGCCGTTCTGCGACAGGCTCTTTTTCACGATCTCTGACCTAGCAACACCTGATGAAATCACCGCGTCAGCCTGCTCCTGCACCTGCGCTGCCAGTTTTTCCGAGGTCGTCACGAGGCCGCACACCGTGTCGGGGCTGTGCTCCGCCTGCGATATGAGGTCCACCGCAACCAATCTGGGGTCAGCGGACGAGTCGGCGTATATCAAGAGCTCCGTCGGGCCTGCGACCATGTCAGTTGACACGGCACTTGACGCGGCCAACTTGGCCGCCGTGACGAACATGCCTCCCGGGCCGACTATCTTGCTCACCGGCCTTATCGTCTGCGTGCCGTACGCAAGCGCGGCTATCCCCTGCGCGCCTCCCGCCTTGTAAATTTCATCGACGCCGCAAATGTCAGCAGCCACGAGCGTCAGCGGGTCTATGGAGCCGTCCTTTGCCGGAGGAGATATTGCGACTATGCGCTTTACGCCTGCCACCTTGGCCGGCACGGCGCACATCACCACCGTGCTTGGGTACCTCGCCTTTCCGCCCGGTATGTAGCAGCCCACGCTTGCCACCGGCTGCACTGTTCTTTCTATCGAAACGCCCTCTGATCTAATCTTGATGTTTTTGAGCCTCTTGAGCACTGCAAGCTCGCTCTTTTCAAGGCGCGCCTTCATCAGCTTCAGCGCTTTAACCTGCTCCCTTGACACTTTCTCATAGGCGTCCTTGACCTCCTGCCCTGTCACCTTCAATGAACCAAGCCTGACGCCGTCAAATTTTGCAGTGTAGTCAATCACCGCGGGGTCGCCGTGCGCCGAAACGTCATCCATTATTGCGCGCGCCTGAGCCATCAGCGCGTCAGAAATCGCGTTGGCCGACTTGCGCAGCTTTGCCGCTTCTGCTGCCGGCTCGCCGGCGACGACGTTTACAACCTTCATAATAATCATGCTACGAATATCCGTCCAGGTTTACCTCTTCAAGCGGCAGTATCTGCCTAGGCTCGAGGACCACAAGGCCCTGCGCCAGCTTTCTCATCTTGGGGACGATCCTGATGAACTCTTCCTTGTCGATGACCGTGTTGACGCCGAACCAGCCCTCCTCCGATAGTGGGCTTATTGTCGGCCTCTTTAGCGCCGGCAGCGATTTCAGCAGCTTGTCAAGGTTTTCCTTCTTGACGTTGACAAAGATGTGCAGTTTCTTGCGCCCATCGACTACGCCCCTTAGCAGCACCACCATGTCGGCGATTTTTTCGCGCTTTTTCTCGTCCTTTAGCGCCTTTTTGTTGGCTACCAGCACCGCAGTCGACGTGGCGACAGTGTCGATTATCTTCAGGTTGTTCTGCACGAGCGTCGTCCCGGTCTCGGTGATGTCGAAAATCGCGTCGACGTCCTCCGGCGGCTTGGCCTCCGTGGCTCCAAAGGAAAGGAATATCTCGACTTTTTTGTTGTCGCCCACGCGCAGCCACGGCGTCACTATCATCGGGTCTGCGTCGCCGTACGCCTTTTTGTACGCCTTGGTTGACTTTATGTACGCCGACGTGGTCGTCAGGTATTCGGATGAAAAGCGCAACGTTTTGTTTTTCTTGGCAAAGTCAGACACCATCTCGTCAAGGCTCCCGTACGG
The sequence above is drawn from the Nitrososphaera viennensis EN76 genome and encodes:
- a CDS encoding acylphosphatase is translated as MKKTRAHVFVTGKVQGVYFRQNTQMTAREHGATGWVRNLPDGRVEAVIEGDDATVRKVVDWCRHGPPAARVDSIDVKHETYTGEFAGFEII
- a CDS encoding DUF5655 domain-containing protein, whose amino-acid sequence is MKDNNFGFLPSSSSSSGGRPFEAHLAGLQEPAKSIMADLRKFALSLGPSMIEEARPHRVVYAKTLTFRTFLDVEPAIDHLVIEIRAGGRQTPPARIIVKTQEDAERAKKAIAEAYEKIR
- the hisF gene encoding imidazole glycerol phosphate synthase subunit HisF; this encodes MTLAKRIIPCLDVDNGRVVKGVHFADVKDAGDPVELAKKYSEQGADELVFLDITASQQGRDTMKNVVRKVASVIDIPFTVGGGIKKLEDARGILLSGADKVSINTAAVKSPGLITQLMEIFGKQCVVVAIDAKRRYCEGVECKGKHTFRDKKKGRYWFEVMIYGGKEGTGLDAIAWAREVEKKGAGEILLTSIDADGTENGYDVELTKAICKASTIPVIASGGCGSPRHMRDVFEKADVDAALAASIFHYEKTTVDKVKKYLKRSGVRTRI
- the hisA gene encoding 1-(5-phosphoribosyl)-5-[(5-phosphoribosylamino)methylideneamino]imidazole-4-carboxamide isomerase, coding for MKVIPAIDIMGGMVVRLVKGDAQNKVVYGSDPAEMAKKWEAAGADMLHVVDLDAAFGTGNNAGAIAKVVSAVKTPVQVAGGIRTPEAAKEALEKAARVVIGTMAYSDPEAVRKLAKKHPGRVVVSIDQAGGMIMVKGWSESAGVKVNDAISQFVSMGVEDFLLTSIERDGTLQGPDIETLANAVAFSDKARIIASGGISSLEDTIRVKSVGCAAVILGKAMYDGRVSIERVKAIA
- the hisH gene encoding imidazole glycerol phosphate synthase subunit HisH, whose amino-acid sequence is MTKIAIFDYGAGNLFSLKSALERNGAKKVDIIYDMKDLDRYDGLVLPGVGNFDPAIQSIEKDAKRLDSAIEKGMPVMGICLGMEMLFNRSEEGKLEGLKILDGEVVMLPKGKVKVPHMGWNNLKITAKNSRFLRGIENDSWVYFVHSYKTVPKDKKLVTASSDYGTTVPAVVEKGNLVGVQFHPEKSGDVGARMIKNFLSMCKEAKADKK
- a CDS encoding imidazoleglycerol-phosphate dehydratase, coding for MAPSPAAARKARVERVTKETSVTVEVNIDGDGNTKVKTGLPFIDHLITSIGKHSMMDITLAGKSNDGIVHHLAEDVAIALAQAIDKALGDRARIVRFGSAMVPMDEALAYVAIDLVKRQYHRMDVKLERASIEGIPREDLEHFCRSLLQGLNACTHMVVEYGDNDHHKVEAALKAFALALRAAASIDGRRKGVPSTKGAM
- a CDS encoding HAD family hydrolase produces the protein MSFDCALFDIDGVLVDIRKSYNEAIKKTVDFVLAQSGMTKMRGLVTDRLILKFRQSGGFNNDTDTSYAIALAMLLANKQQKTTAAGARKFLLEIAENTDETGIESVERFLSRYDIAKIKEMLAYPAPVKDSYIGRVFDELFYGPALFKKQNGIAPKYCMDTKPLIDNDRLAVSKKTMKILYEKLGGNLAIVSGRSRLAAEYSLKPVMQYFDIDACVFLEDEKREYAKPNPYAAKRAMKVMGAKNALYCGDSAEDMLMARRAQEETGLPIAFVGIYGFSPEPAKTLALFKERGAEAVAKSVDLLPKLLLNKVKPA
- the hisC gene encoding histidinol-phosphate transaminase is translated as MTVEKELKRIAKLDRYVRPEKITGAIKLDSNENFALDGEFVLQVVTEAAKRVDLREYPIDELDGLYEQLARYTGINEKYIGAGSGSDQIIELLLTTLVAGNKKKNKGSRSRATVFVPTFSYFVNRCELHGMRVDRVPLDKNFELDIDRFARSARRSDLVYLCSPNNPTGGQVPRKDAVELLDRLDDSSLVLVDEAYADFSSYSLAREATRRDNVIVLRTLSKAFGLAGARVGYMIAGEKTAGVFRSTIQSPYPVSTLSLTIATGVLERADFVKKTIEGVKGERKRVFERLAEIKGIRVFRSDANFLFVETGKSYSAIARALEKEGIVVKLLGNVSGHAGCMRVTIGTQEMNDRFLKCVEEGATS
- the hisD gene encoding histidinol dehydrogenase; the encoded protein is MKVVNVVAGEPAAEAAKLRKSANAISDALMAQARAIMDDVSAHGDPAVIDYTAKFDGVRLGSLKVTGQEVKDAYEKVSREQVKALKLMKARLEKSELAVLKRLKNIKIRSEGVSIERTVQPVASVGCYIPGGKARYPSTVVMCAVPAKVAGVKRIVAISPPAKDGSIDPLTLVAADICGVDEIYKAGGAQGIAALAYGTQTIRPVSKIVGPGGMFVTAAKLAASSAVSTDMVAGPTELLIYADSSADPRLVAVDLISQAEHSPDTVCGLVTTSEKLAAQVQEQADAVISSGVARSEIVKKSLSQNGFVAICKDERACAEFANEFAPEHLEVISASKKKAEAFANRIESAGLVLVGPDAPSSASDYCLGSNHVLPTLGFGKSRASLSVLDYVKLVNRVKVTRAGLAKVDSAVKEMATAEGLPNHYEAVRARRRKEKEE
- the hisG gene encoding ATP phosphoribosyltransferase; the protein is MPTVKFAVPKGSIEEVTFKLLEQAYQSVSGRGRTYRVRLSDPEIEAKILRPQEIPTYVQEGFYDVGITGRDWIKEAKADVEVLLDLEIGRVKQVIAVPSSFPYGSLDEMVSDFAKKNKTLRFSSEYLTTTSAYIKSTKAYKKAYGDADPMIVTPWLRVGDNKKVEIFLSFGATEAKPPEDVDAIFDITETGTTLVQNNLKIIDTVATSTAVLVANKKALKDEKKREKIADMVVLLRGVVDGRKKLHIFVNVKKENLDKLLKSLPALKRPTISPLSEEGWFGVNTVIDKEEFIRIVPKMRKLAQGLVVLEPRQILPLEEVNLDGYS